A segment of the Triticum urartu cultivar G1812 chromosome 1, Tu2.1, whole genome shotgun sequence genome:
ccgtcgccgccgcgctTCCCCCCTCCCTCTCCGGCGCCCTCATGGAGACGGACACCCCacccgcggcggcggcgcccgGCGTCGGGGCCCAGACCCTCGCGCTCGCGGTGGCCGCGGCCGCGGCCTGCAGCGTGGCCGTGGAGGACAaggccacggccaagcgcgcgcGGAAGCGGAGCAGGTACCTCGCCGACTACGAGACCCCCACCATCCTCAACACCCTCcacggcgacgacgacgacgactgCATCGTCACCCCGCCTCCGCCTCCAAGAAAGGGGGCGGTGAACGAGGGGCCGGCTCTGCTCCTCCGGCTCCGGCAGGCCAACGTCGCCGCGGCCGACCTGCTCGCCGCGCTCCACCGCTGCGCCGCATCCCCCTACGAACCCCCGGGGACGGGGGGCGTCGACGCCGGccttctcctcggcttcttcgcCCTCCACAGGGAAGCCTCCGCCTCCGTCCCCGTGGCCGCCACCCACCGCGCCGGCAAGGACGCTGCCCTGGTTACCACAGGTCAGCATCGCTCTACTGATGCCCCTGCCGCCGCTCGCCCGAATCCATGCCAGGCCATGGCCGTCTCCAACGGATCTGCCGGCAAGGAGGAACAGGCCGGTGGCATTGCCATTGGCCACGCCGCACATGCGCAAGCCCACCACCACATTGGAGCTGGACCACCGAATGCAGCAGCACCACCAGGAGGAGGAGCTGGGCCCagcaagaggaggaagaagaaggaggtgACATTCGCACTCGGTGCGCCTACTGCCGCCGGCTGCTCTGCTCAACCCCCCACCCATGGCGTCGGTGCTACTGCCATGGCTTGTTACCCTGCATACGCACAAGCCCACCACGCTGGACCATCAAATGCAGATGCAGCACTAGGGGGCACTGGACCCagcaagaggaagaagaagaaggtggcATTCGCACTGGGTGCGCCTGCTAGTGCCGCCGGCGCGGGTTGCTCTGCTCAGCTCGCTGCCACACACAGCAGCAGCACCGGCAGCGCCAGTTCCGCACCCAAGAAGCCGGCCAAGAACAAGAAAGCTGTCAATGGGCAGCAGCATTTCAGCAAGCCGGTGGCCCTCATTCTGCAATTCGCCCCGGGCACCGCCGCCGATCAGCTCCCTTCCAAGGAGCAGCTCCACTCCACACTCCGCGGCTTCGGCCCCCTCATCGAGCCCAGCACCGAGATCACCAAGAAACAGGCGCGCGTCGTGTTCCAGAGCAGCGCCGCCGCGGAGGCCGCCTACAGCTGCGTGCACACGCTCGGCGACTTCGCCGCGGCGCGGCTGCAGTACctgcgcccgccgccgccccctccaAAGATCCCGCTCACGGACGTCCGGAAGAACCTCGAGAGGATGATCGCGTCCCTCACCGGCCCAAGGCTGCTCGGCAAGGAGGACAGCGCGTGGAGCCTCGCCGGAGAGATGCAGCAC
Coding sequences within it:
- the LOC125541112 gene encoding dynein axonemal assembly factor 3 homolog yields the protein METDTPPAAAAPGVGAQTLALAVAAAAACSVAVEDKATAKRARKRSRYLADYETPTILNTLHGDDDDDCIVTPPPPPRKGAVNEGPALLLRLRQANVAAADLLAALHRCAASPYEPPGTGGVDAGLLLGFFALHREASASVPVAATHRAGKDAALVTTGQHRSTDAPAAARPNPCQAMAVSNGSAGKEEQAGGIAIGHAAHAQAHHHIGAGPPNAAAPPGGGAGPSKRRKKKEVTFALGAPTAAGCSAQPPTHGVGATAMACYPAYAQAHHAGPSNADAALGGTGPSKRKKKKVAFALGAPASAAGAGCSAQLAATHSSSTGSASSAPKKPAKNKKAVNGQQHFSKPVALILQFAPGTAADQLPSKEQLHSTLRGFGPLIEPSTEITKKQARVVFQSSAAAEAAYSCVHTLGDFAAARLQYLRPPPPPPKIPLTDVRKNLERMIASLTGPRLLGKEDSAWSLAGEMQHLLVKVDRALNAGRAGPSTSAAAHHY